The genomic segment GTCGTAGCGTAGCAATATAGTTTAGCCGCTTCACTTTCTGAAGCACCAGTGAtgtttaaagctgcagacaGTCACCAGTCAAGTGGTGTTCTTGTATTGACACAATCTCAGTTACACACTGTGAAACGATCTTCGGTATCATCCCCCCATCTCAAGATTAGACATAAGAAATTATAAGCTTGATTTCTTAACACAATTTTAATTTGTCTGggtttcactggaattgttgttTTGTGGTCTAAATGCTGTTTCCGAGTTTTGCAAAGCAACATTTTGTAAAAGTATGCAATATACACAATTCTTATTTTTTGACAACAAAGAGGTCAAATTTAAAAGGTATTAAAAGTTGTTGCAAAATATCTGCTATTGGCGACTTAAGCCTAAAAAAATTGGCACTAAACTACAATAAAGCATCGATCCAGCCCCCATATAGACTTTTGGAATAGTTTTCGTCCATTATGGCAATCAGAATCCTTTTCTTTCCTCCACATGCAACATTTGTTATGCCCGCTTAGTTAAATGATTTGCTACAGTGTGACAGCATAGATGCAACTTGAGGAAAATCAGCAGAGGTTGGTTGGTTTTGGTATTGCAATATCCTTCCTGCTATCACTTCACCTCAATGATGAAAAGGTTAGTGCAAATTTCAACAGCGCTGGCTCAGGCAAAGACTGCATTAGTCCATTGACCAGACAGTTAATAGTCTTTCTGAATGTGTTGAATGGGGAAGGCTGGTGATACCACAACAGTGATACTGCTAAATGATCAGATGGTCTTAGTGTAGGTTAGAGCTTTTGTTGGGGTAGTAGTGAGAGACAGGTTTACTTCCCATGGCCACCGCTAGTACCACTAGTAGAGCTAGTGTTGACTATATCCTCATACTGTGGAGGTGGCTCCGTCTCTATTTGGACGTCTGCATGGCCCACAGCCTCTTCATAAGATGGCGGCGGGTCTCCACCACTTCCTCTTCCTGATGTGAGCTCTGAGCCTGGATAAGCTGGGCTGCTGTGGACGCTGAGTTCTGATTCCCTCCCCCAATGGTCCATAGAGACCACTGACAGGACGTGGTCATTATGCGAGTGTCCCAGGCTGGGGCTGCGCTGCGAGCGCTTGCGggagtggcagcgccacacagTAATGGCGACGGTGACAA from the Sander vitreus isolate 19-12246 chromosome 9, sanVit1, whole genome shotgun sequence genome contains:
- the prrg1 gene encoding transmembrane gamma-carboxyglutamic acid protein 1, whose translation is MGSVFLPADAAHSVLHRLRRANFLLEEMKQGNIQRECREEICTYEEAREAFENDEKTRRFWEEYVRESSPSGGLETVVGGVHSLYLIVPLLLVVLIIVTVAITVWRCHSRKRSQRSPSLGHSHNDHVLSVVSMDHWGRESELSVHSSPAYPGSELTSGRGSGGDPPPSYEEAVGHADVQIETEPPPQYEDIVNTSSTSGTSGGHGK